TATGCTAATGGCTTTCTTATCAAAAGACGTAAGAAAGAACTTGGAGTCTACTTGACTCTAGGAATGGAAAAACATCAAATATCAATAATACTTATATTAGAAACAATGGTATTAGCTATCGTTGGTCTTTTTGTTGGACTGGTAGTTGGAATTTTTGGTTCACAGATTATGTCTGTTTTTACCGCTAAGTTGTTCGAGGTAAATATGACTTCTTTCAAATTTGTTTTCTCCCCTACCGCTGCACTTAAGAGTATATTATTTTTTTCAATAATATTTCTTGTAGTTACATTATTCAATACTTTTACAATATCTAAATGCAAACTGCTTGATCTATTATACGGTAATAAAAAGAACCAAGAAATGAAAGTCAGAAATAAAACAGTATCAATTTTTTTATTTATATTGTCCCTAATCTCACTTGCTATTGCTTATTACTTAATATTGACAAATGGTATTGCTGATATTTCACCTGCGTTCTATGGTTCATTGGTATTTGGTACAATTGGTACACTTTTATTTTTTCTATCAATATCTGGTTTATTGATAAAAATAATTATCAAATTCAAAAAAGTGTATCTTAAGAATCTGAATGTGTTTGTAGTTCGCCAAATAGCCAGTATGATAAATACTAATGTGGTATCTATGACCATAGTATGTATTGCTCTACTACTTACTATTGGTACCCTTTCATCCGGTGTAAGTATGTCAAAAGCTTTTTCAAGAGATATCTCAGATAAAACACCTTATGATATTTCTTTCTATGATTATGGTTATGGGGATGAAGGATTAACTGACATAAGTAAAGTTTTAGAAGAACATACACATTTTTCTAATTATACATCTGTAACTAATCAAATATTCTTTTATAACATACCACAATTACATTATAAAGATATTGTGATAGATGAAAAATTAGATTCTTCTATGTACTTTTTAAGGAATCCAATTAAGTTTATTTGCCTAAGTGATTATAATAGAAGTGCCAGAATACAAGGTGGTAAAGAGTTATCATTATCTGAGAATGAGTATGCAATAATTAACTTGTGGGAAACTTTGAATGATAATTTTAATTTAGTTATAGAAAACAACAAAGCAATTACTTTAAACAACAACAAATTCTATCCATACAAAAATATAATCAAGCTTCAGTTGTATACTAGGGATAGTATGTTTCCTTCACCTGTAATGATTATAAATGATAAATATATTAAAGATATGAAAAAAAGTGAGGCTATATTGAATGCTGACTTCAAAAATGTAAATGCACAAAAATCTTTTATGGCAGAATTTGATAAATCATCAAAAAGGTATTTGCATTTTACTAAAGATGAACTATATACGGAAGTTATAACTGGTAAGACCGTCTCTGCTTTTCTTGCAATCTACTTAGGTTTTGTATTTTTAGTAACATGTGCTGCAATACTATCCATTCAGCAATTGTCACAATCTAGTGATAACAAAGAAAGATATGAGCTTCTTAAGAAATTAGGAGCAGATGAGAGAATGTTGAATCATACTTTATTTACTCAGATATTAATTTATTTTTTACTTCCTTTATCACTGGCTATTGTTCATTCAGTTGTTGGACTTATAGCAGTAAATCAACTTATAGTTGCTTATGGTAAAGTAAATATATTAGCTAATATTTTAATGGCTGCAATATTTCTTGTGATTGTGTATGGTGCTTATTTTATGGCAACTTATATTGGGAGTAAGAATGTTATTAAGGGTAATAGAATAATCTAAAATATTATTGATAATAAAGAACCTATATGATACAGAGTAATTAATATTAGTCTGGTTATCATATAGGTAGTTTATTTTAGCTTAGAATTTCGTATTTATTGAGTTCTAGGAATCTATATAAATATTCTTTTCCTAATTCATCTGTTATTATATGATTCTCCACTAATTCCTTATTAATGTAGTAGTAATTATCAAGTTCTAGGCTATAATTAAATGCTACTTGATATGCCCATAATTCATCTGATTGAGTGTTAAATACTA
The window above is part of the Vallitalea guaymasensis genome. Proteins encoded here:
- a CDS encoding ABC transporter permease; the encoded protein is MYIKLSYKNASKSIKDYGIYFLTLVFGVCVFYMFNAIDAQKEIMELTQREHNAMKFLKEILNYVSVFVSIVLGFLIVYANGFLIKRRKKELGVYLTLGMEKHQISIILILETMVLAIVGLFVGLVVGIFGSQIMSVFTAKLFEVNMTSFKFVFSPTAALKSILFFSIIFLVVTLFNTFTISKCKLLDLLYGNKKNQEMKVRNKTVSIFLFILSLISLAIAYYLILTNGIADISPAFYGSLVFGTIGTLLFFLSISGLLIKIIIKFKKVYLKNLNVFVVRQIASMINTNVVSMTIVCIALLLTIGTLSSGVSMSKAFSRDISDKTPYDISFYDYGYGDEGLTDISKVLEEHTHFSNYTSVTNQIFFYNIPQLHYKDIVIDEKLDSSMYFLRNPIKFICLSDYNRSARIQGGKELSLSENEYAIINLWETLNDNFNLVIENNKAITLNNNKFYPYKNIIKLQLYTRDSMFPSPVMIINDKYIKDMKKSEAILNADFKNVNAQKSFMAEFDKSSKRYLHFTKDELYTEVITGKTVSAFLAIYLGFVFLVTCAAILSIQQLSQSSDNKERYELLKKLGADERMLNHTLFTQILIYFLLPLSLAIVHSVVGLIAVNQLIVAYGKVNILANILMAAIFLVIVYGAYFMATYIGSKNVIKGNRII